One Desulfurella amilsii genomic region harbors:
- a CDS encoding glutaredoxin family protein, whose translation MKQVTIYTTHNCAYCNAVKMYLKQKGVKYTEFDISRDLKKQLEVAKLTGQSSIPVVIIGNKVITGFDIQQLNKLLGLQDFTGKKNRKIL comes from the coding sequence ATGAAACAGGTTACAATCTACACTACGCATAATTGCGCTTACTGCAATGCGGTTAAAATGTATTTAAAACAAAAAGGCGTTAAATATACAGAATTTGATATTTCAAGAGATTTAAAAAAACAGCTGGAAGTAGCAAAACTAACAGGACAGTCAAGCATTCCTGTGGTTATTATTGGCAATAAGGTAATCACAGGCTTTGACATTCAACAGCTGAATAAATTGCTTGGCTTGCAAGATTTTACAGGCAAAAAAAATAGAAAAATACTTTAA